The DNA segment GGCGCAGACGATCCAGATCAGCGGTATTGTCCTGGAGACTGGGAGGGGCGGCCCTCACCGCCAGCAATGAAACAAGCGTCTGCATAAATAATTTTCCCTTGCGCCCCAAGCCTCTTTTATATGAAAGTCTTGCCGGCCGAAGCCCGCTGTCCGGACAGACACGACGGTTACGAAAAATCAACCCCTCAGGCCGGTTGACTTTCTATCTCTTCCGATGGTAAGGATAGTGGGCATCATGGCCGTCCCGGTCTGCCGCAGCCGGCGGCCCCGGTAAGAACCGGGCCACTATAGCAAACAAGCAGACATTCCTCAACGCCCGGGTTTGCCCGCGCCCAGCCGTCCCTGTTTTTTTGAGTCCCCCCTGATATCCATGGTACACTCGGACCAGAAATCAACGGAAGCAAACAAGGGCGGCAAACCACGGTCAAACAATCGTCGCCCGTCCCAAGCCTCCTGTTGCCGGTCCATGCGCATCCCGATACTGCTCTATACCTACCTGGCCGCTGAAATACTTGCCCCGCTCCTGGCCGGCTTCGTCATTCTGAACTGCGTTCTGTTCCTGGCCCGGATCGTGCCCCTGCTCGATATCCTGCTGGACTACGGCATCAGCCTGGCCGACTTTACCCGTCTCTGCCTCTACCTTTCCCCCCAGCTCTTTATCTTTTCCCTGCCCATGGCCACCATGCTGGGGATCATTATCGGCCTGTCCAAACTGGCCAACGACAACGAGATCCTGGCCTTGAAGACCGCCGGGATCAGCCCATGGCAGATGCTGCCGCCGGTGGCGGCCGTGGCCCTGGCCATGGCGCTGGTCACCGGGTACTGCTCCACCAGCCTGAGTCCGGCCGGCACCAGGGCAATGGAAAAAACGCTCTTCCAACTGGCCAAGGAGAAGATCGACCACGGCCTCCAGGCCCAACGGTTCAGTGAAAACCTGGGCGATGTGGTCCTGTACATCGATGCCATTGATCCGCAGACCCGTCAGTGGCAGGGAGTGTATGTCACCGACATGCGGGACCCGGACACACCGGCCACGGTGATGGCCAGGACCGGCGACCTCAGCGCCGACGTGGCCAACATGCAGATCACCCTCTCTCTTAATAACGGCAGCCTGCACCGGGCCAGGGGCGATATCAGCCAGGAGATCAGCTTCCGTGGCTACACCCTCAACCTGGCCCTGCCCCAGCCCACCGGCGAGTTTGCCCGGACCGGCAGCAAGTTCGGCCTGACCCAGGCCCAGCTCCTGGAGCAGGCGGAGCAGGTCGGTCCCTTCAGC comes from the Desulfobacterales bacterium genome and includes:
- a CDS encoding LptF/LptG family permease, with product MRIPILLYTYLAAEILAPLLAGFVILNCVLFLARIVPLLDILLDYGISLADFTRLCLYLSPQLFIFSLPMATMLGIIIGLSKLANDNEILALKTAGISPWQMLPPVAAVALAMALVTGYCSTSLSPAGTRAMEKTLFQLAKEKIDHGLQAQRFSENLGDVVLYIDAIDPQTRQWQGVYVTDMRDPDTPATVMARTGDLSADVANMQITLSLNNGSLHRARGDISQEISFRGYTLNLALPQPTGEFARTGSKFGLTQAQLLEQAEQVGPFSRHGIDLRIEYHTRIVLAAGCLILGLLGFPLGLLAGSGRRAPGIPLALLLFMSYYILLLTGQNLSEKQILAVAPAMWLGNILFLALAGYLLSATARETLSRHFERMLAPFQHLAEQLRHWWPALSTKQASQPGLPESTPLAGSAPLRGNVSSMVFHRPGCKFYTARNCSAVFAGPAAASAAGFQPCKLCDPAENIIPEGDRK